One part of the Arabidopsis thaliana chromosome 1 sequence genome encodes these proteins:
- the TIFY10B gene encoding TIFY domain/Divergent CCT motif family protein (TIFY10B; CONTAINS InterPro DOMAIN/s: Tify (InterPro:IPR010399), CCT domain-like (InterPro:IPR018467); BEST Arabidopsis thaliana protein match is: jasmonate-zim-domain protein 1 (TAIR:AT1G19180.1); Has 432 Blast hits to 427 proteins in 29 species: Archae - 0; Bacteria - 0; Metazoa - 0; Fungi - 0; Plants - 432; Viruses - 0; Other Eukaryotes - 0 (source: NCBI BLink).), whose amino-acid sequence MSSFSAECWDFSGRKPSFSQTCTRLSRYLKEKGSFGDLSLGMTCKPDVNGGSRQPTMMNLFPCEASGMDSSAGQEDIKPKTMFPRQSSFSSSSSSGTKEDVQMIKETTKSVKPESQSAPLTIFYGGRVMVFDDFSAEKAKEVIDLANKGSAKSFTCFTAEVNNNHSAYSQKEIASSPNPVCSPAKTAAQEPIQPNPASLACELPIARRASLHRFLEKRKDRITSKAPYQIDGSAEASSKPTNPAWLSSR is encoded by the exons ATGTCGAGTTTTTCTGCCGAGTGTTGGGACTTCTCTGGTCGTAAACCGAGCTTTTCACAAACATGTACTCGATTGAGTCGTTACCTGAAGGAGAAGGGTAGTTTTGGAGATCTGAGCTTAGGGATGACATGCAAGCCCGACGTTAATG GAGGTTCACGTCAGCCTACAATGATGAATCTGTTCCCTTGTGAAGCTTCAGGAATGGATTCTTCTGCTGGTCAAGAAGACATTAAACCGAAGACTATGTTTCCGAGACAatcaagcttttcttcttcctcttcctctggGACCAAAGAAGATGTACAGATGATCAAAGAGACTACTAA ATCTGTGAAGCCAGAGTCTCAATCTGCTCCGTTGACTATATTCTACGGTGGTCGAGTTATggtgtttgatgatttttctgCTGAGAAAGCTAAAGAAGTCATTGATTTGGCTAACAAAGGAAGTGCCAAAAGCTTCACATGTTTCACAGCTGAAGTAAACAATAACCATAGTGCTTATTCTCAAAAAGAGATTGCTTCTAGCCCAAATCCTGTTTGTAGTCCTGCAAAAACCGCAGCACAAGAGCCAATTCAGCCTAACCCGGCCTCTTTAGCCTGCG AACTCCCGATTGCAAGAAGAGCTTCACTTCATCGGTTCCTTGAGAAGAGGAAGGATAG GATCACATCAAAGGCACCATACCAAATAGACGGTTCAGCTGAAGCGTCTTCCAAGCCTACTAACCCAGCTTGGCTCAGTTCACGGTAA
- the TIFY10B gene encoding TIFY domain/Divergent CCT motif family protein, producing MSSFSAECWDFSGRKPSFSQTCTRLSRYLKEKGSFGDLSLGMTCKPDVNGGSRQPTMMNLFPCEASGMDSSAGQEDIKPKTMFPRQSSFSSSSSSGTKEDVQMIKETTKSVKPESQSAPLTIFYGGRVMVFDDFSAEKAKEVIDLANKGSAKSFTCFTAEVNNNHSAYSQKEIASSPNPVCSPAKTAAQEPIQPNPASLACELPIARRASLHRFLEKRKDR from the exons ATGTCGAGTTTTTCTGCCGAGTGTTGGGACTTCTCTGGTCGTAAACCGAGCTTTTCACAAACATGTACTCGATTGAGTCGTTACCTGAAGGAGAAGGGTAGTTTTGGAGATCTGAGCTTAGGGATGACATGCAAGCCCGACGTTAATG GAGGTTCACGTCAGCCTACAATGATGAATCTGTTCCCTTGTGAAGCTTCAGGAATGGATTCTTCTGCTGGTCAAGAAGACATTAAACCGAAGACTATGTTTCCGAGACAatcaagcttttcttcttcctcttcctctggGACCAAAGAAGATGTACAGATGATCAAAGAGACTACTAA ATCTGTGAAGCCAGAGTCTCAATCTGCTCCGTTGACTATATTCTACGGTGGTCGAGTTATggtgtttgatgatttttctgCTGAGAAAGCTAAAGAAGTCATTGATTTGGCTAACAAAGGAAGTGCCAAAAGCTTCACATGTTTCACAGCTGAAGTAAACAATAACCATAGTGCTTATTCTCAAAAAGAGATTGCTTCTAGCCCAAATCCTGTTTGTAGTCCTGCAAAAACCGCAGCACAAGAGCCAATTCAGCCTAACCCGGCCTCTTTAGCCTGCG AACTCCCGATTGCAAGAAGAGCTTCACTTCATCGGTTCCTTGAGAAGAGGAAGGATAGGTAA
- the FAB1 gene encoding fatty acid biosynthesis 1 (fatty acid biosynthesis 1 (FAB1); CONTAINS InterPro DOMAIN/s: Beta-ketoacyl synthase (InterPro:IPR000794), Thiolase-like (InterPro:IPR016039), Beta-ketoacyl synthase, C-terminal (InterPro:IPR014031), 3-oxoacyl-[acyl-carrier-protein] synthase 2 (InterPro:IPR017568), Beta-ketoacyl synthase, N-terminal (InterPro:IPR014030), Thiolase-like, subgroup (InterPro:IPR016038), Beta-ketoacyl synthase, active site (InterPro:IPR018201); BEST Arabidopsis thaliana protein match is: 3-ketoacyl-acyl carrier protein synthase I (TAIR:AT5G46290.1).), whose protein sequence is MVGASSSYASPLCTWFVAACMSVSHGGGDSRQAVALQSGGRSRRRRQLSKCSVASGSASIQALVTSCLDFGPCTHYNNNNALSSLFGSNSVSLNRNQRRLNRAASSGGAMAVMEMEKEAAVNKKPPTEQRRVVVTGMGVETSLGHDPHTFYENLLQGNSGISQIENFDCSEFPTRIAGEIKSFSTEGWVAPKLSKRMDKFMLYLLTAGKKALADGGVTDEVMAEFDKTKCGVLIGSAMGGMKVFYDAIEALRISYKKMNPFCVPFATTNMGSAMLAMDLGWMGPNYSISTACATSNFCILNSANHIIKGEADVMLCGGSDAVIIPIGLGGFVACRALSQRNNDPTKASRPWDTNRDGFVMGEGAGVLLLEELEHAKKRGATIYAEFLGGSFTCDAYHMTEPHPDGAGVILCIERALASAGISKEQINYINAHATSTHAGDIKEYQALAHCFGQNPELKVNSTKSMIGHLLGAAGAVEAVATVQAIRTGWVHPNINLENPDSGVDTKLLVGPKKERLDIKAALSNSFGFGGHNSSIIFAPYK, encoded by the exons ATGGTGGGTGCGTCTTCCTCTTACGCATCTCCGTTATGTACCTGGTTTGTTGCTGCTTGCATGTCCGTCTCTCACGGTGGAGGAGATAGCCGTCAGGCTGTTGCTCTTCAATCTGGTGGGCGGAGTCGGCGAAGGAGGCAGCTTAGCAAATGCTCTGTCGCTTCTGGATCCGCTAGCATTCAGGCTCTCGTCACTTcttgtttggattttggtcCTTGTACtcactacaacaacaacaatgcattgtcttctctctttggATCGAATAGTGTTTCTTTGAATCGAAACCAGAGGAGATTGAATCGTGCTGCTAGCTCCG GTGGAGCCATGGCAGTGATGGAGATGGAAAAGGAAGCTGCGGTTAACAAGAAACCACCTACGGAGCAGCGTCGAGTTGTAGTGACAGGCATGGGAGTTGAAACATCATTGGGTCATGACCCACATACCTTCTATGAGAATTTGCTACAAGGCAACAGTGGTATTAGCcagattgaaaattttgattgttctGAATTTCCTACG CGAATTGCGGGAGAGATCAAAAGCTTCTCGACTGAAGGATGGGTTGCTCCAAAACTTTCTAAAAGGATGGACAAATTCATGCTCTATCTTCTCACAGCTGGTAAGAAAGCTTTGGCTGATGGTGGGGTTACTGATGAAGTAATGGCAGAGTTTGACAAAACCAAATGTGGAGTTTTGATTGGCTCGGCAATGGGAGGAATGAAG GTCTTTTACGATGCTATTGAAGCTCTGAGAATCTCTTACAAGAAGATGAATCCTTTTTGTGTACCTTTTGCGACAACAAACATGGGTTCTGCTATGCTTGCCATGGATCTG GGATGGATGGGGCCAAACTATTCTATTTCAACTGCTTGTGCCACAAGCAACTTTTGCATTCTGAATTCAGCAAACCACATTATTAAAGGTGAAGCT GATGTAATGCTCTGTGGTGGCTCAGATGCAGTTATTATTCCAATAG GGTTGGGAGGTTTTGTTGCATGCCGGGCTCTTTCACAAAGGAATAATGATCCCACAAAAGCTTCACGTCCTTGGGATACC AATCGAGATGGTTTCGTGATGGGAGAGGGAGCTGGAGTTCTACTTTTGGAAGAACTCGAGCATGCTAAG AAAAGAGGTGCAACTATCTACGCAGAGTTCCTCGGTGGGAGTTTCACATGTGATGCCTATCACATGACCGAGCCTCACCCTGATG GGGCTGGTGTTATTCTCTGTATTGAGAGAGCGTTAGCTAGTGCTGGGATTTCCAAGGAACaaataaattacataaatgCACATGCAACCTCAACGCATGCTGGAGATATTAAGGAATACCAAGCCCTTGCTCACTGTTTTGGCCAAAATCCTGAG CTTAAGGTAAATTCCACAAAATCTATGATTGGACACTTGCTGGGAGCTGCTGGGGCCGTGGAGGCTGTTGCAACTGTGCAG GCGATACGGACCGGATGGGTTCATCCAAATATCAACCTCGAGAATCCAGACAGTGGAGTG GATACAAAGCTGCTGGTGGGTCCTAAGAAGGAGAGACTGGACATTAAAGCAGCCTTGTCAAATTCATTCGGGTTTGGTGGTCATAACTCCAGCATCATTTTTGCTCCTTACAAGTGA
- the RPS9 gene encoding ribosomal protein S9 (ribosomal protein S9 (RPS9); FUNCTIONS IN: structural constituent of ribosome; INVOLVED IN: translation; LOCATED IN: in 6 components; EXPRESSED IN: 22 plant structures; EXPRESSED DURING: 13 growth stages; CONTAINS InterPro DOMAIN/s: Ribosomal protein S5 domain 2-type fold (InterPro:IPR020568), Ribosomal protein S9 (InterPro:IPR000754), Ribosomal protein S5 domain 2-type fold, subgroup (InterPro:IPR014721), Ribosomal protein S9, conserved site (InterPro:IPR020574); BEST Arabidopsis thaliana protein match is: Ribosomal protein S5 domain 2-like superfamily protein (TAIR:AT3G49080.1); Has 7998 Blast hits to 7997 proteins in 2816 species: Archae - 205; Bacteria - 5347; Metazoa - 103; Fungi - 127; Plants - 149; Viruses - 0; Other Eukaryotes - 2067 (source: NCBI BLink).), translating to MASITNLASSLSSLSFSSQVSQRPNTISFPRANSVFALPAKSARRASLSITATVSAPPEEEEIVELKKYVKSRLPGGFAAQKIIGTGRRKCAIARVVLQEGTGKVIINYRDAKEYLQGNPLWLQYVKVPLVTLGYENSYDIFVKAHGGGLSGQAQAITLGVARALLKVSADHRSPLKKEGLLTRDARVVERKKAGLKKARKAPQFSKR from the exons ATGGCGTCGATTACGAACCTCgcctcttctctctcttcactcTCGTTCTCCTCCCAAGTTTCTCAAAGACCTAACACCATTTCCTTCCCCCGCGCGAATTCAGTATTCGCATTACCGGCGAAATCCGCACGCCGCGCTTCTCTATCTATCACCGCCACGGTATCTGCTCcaccggaggaggaggagatagTTGAACTGAAGAAATACGTCAAATCGAGGCTTCCCGGAGGATTTGCTGCTCAGAAGATTATTGGCACTGGACGACGTAAGTGCGCAATCGCTAGAGTTGTTCTTCAGGAAGGTACTGGGAAGGTTATCATCAACTATCGTGATGCCAAg GAGTACCTTCAGGGAAATCCATTGTGGCTTCAGTATGTTAAAGTACCATTGGTGACTTTAGGATATGAGAATAGCTACGACATATTTGTGAAAGCCCATGGAGGCGGTCTCTCAGGTCAAGCTCAAGCAATTACCTTGGGAGTCGCACGTGCACTCCTGAAGGTAAGTGCAGACCACAGATCGCCTTTGAAGAAGGAAGGTTTGCTCACTAGAGATGCGAGAGTGGTTGAAAGAAAGAAGGCCGGGCTCAAGAAGGCGCGTAAAGCCCCACAATTCTCCAAGCGTTAA
- a CDS encoding RING/U-box superfamily protein (RING/U-box superfamily protein; FUNCTIONS IN: zinc ion binding; EXPRESSED IN: 16 plant structures; EXPRESSED DURING: 4 anthesis, F mature embryo stage, 4 leaf senescence stage, petal differentiation and expansion stage, E expanded cotyledon stage; CONTAINS InterPro DOMAIN/s: Zinc finger, RING-type, conserved site (InterPro:IPR017907), Zinc finger, RING-type (InterPro:IPR001841), Zinc finger, C3HC4 RING-type (InterPro:IPR018957); BEST Arabidopsis thaliana protein match is: RING/U-box superfamily protein (TAIR:AT1G19310.1); Has 4144 Blast hits to 4137 proteins in 330 species: Archae - 0; Bacteria - 0; Metazoa - 2459; Fungi - 476; Plants - 747; Viruses - 18; Other Eukaryotes - 444 (source: NCBI BLink).) — protein MAINTITNEEDDASNNFGCNICLELAREPIVTLCGHLFCWPCLYKWLHYHSKSNHCPVCKALVKEDTLVPLYGMGKPSSDPRSKLNSGVTVPNRPAATRTETARPRLEQRHHGSSFFGGHSSFAAMPTGLRFSNFLL, from the coding sequence ATGGCTATTAACACCATCAcgaacgaagaagatgatgcatCAAACAACTTTGGATGCAATATCTGTCTTGAATTGGCAAGAGAACCGATCGTGACTCTATGTGGTCATTTGTTCTGTTGGCCTTGTCTCTACAAGTGGCTCCATTACCATTCTAAATCAAATCATTGTCCTGTTTGTAAAGCTTTGGTTAAGGAAGATACTTTGGTTCCTTTGTATGGAATGGGTAAGCCATCTTCTGATCCGAGATCGAAACTCAATAGTGGTGTTACTGTCCCTAATCGACCAGCTGCGACTAGGACTGAAACAGCTCGACCTCGTCTTGAACAAAGACATCATGGGTCTAGTTTCTTTGGTGGGCATTCAAGTTTTGCTGCCATGCCAACTGGTTTAcggttttcaaatttcttgttGTAA
- a CDS encoding GNS1/SUR4 membrane protein family (GNS1/SUR4 membrane protein family; FUNCTIONS IN: molecular_function unknown; INVOLVED IN: biological_process unknown; LOCATED IN: integral to membrane; CONTAINS InterPro DOMAIN/s: GNS1/SUR4 membrane protein (InterPro:IPR002076); BEST Arabidopsis thaliana protein match is: GNS1/SUR4 membrane protein family (TAIR:AT4G36830.1); Has 217 Blast hits to 217 proteins in 67 species: Archae - 0; Bacteria - 0; Metazoa - 58; Fungi - 53; Plants - 70; Viruses - 0; Other Eukaryotes - 36 (source: NCBI BLink).), producing MTTFNYYLAEHPTIVNFRWSPTQSYASTWSFLFTAVSSYIIAAVTLHLLLLITLSLSNRRRGFSLGPIPALHSLTISIISAVIFVGILLSAAAEIRDTRWLWRRTRTTALQWFLCFPVGTRASGRVFFWSYAFYLSRFLHLFRTFFSVIRRRKLSFFQLINQSSLLCISFLWLEYSQSFQVVAILLTTVSYAVVYGYRFWTEIGLRGACFPFVGNCQAILLGCMTVCHVGVLCIHLVKRGGCNGIGAWLFNSVLNAVITLLYLKFYCKTRSMMTKANHNTT from the exons ATGACGACGTTCAATTACTATTTAGCGGAGCATCCAACGATCGTTAACTTCCGTTGGAGTCCAACCCAATCCTACGCCTCCACGTGGTCTTTCCTCTTCACCGCCGTCTCATCTTACATCATCGCCGCCGTCActctccacctcctcctcctcataaCCCTCTCCCTCTCTAACCGCCGCCGCGGATTCTCCCTCGGTCCAATCCCAGCTCTACACAGCTTAACCATTTCCATAATCTCCGCCGTCATATTCGTCGGTATCCTCCTCTCCGCCGCAGCAGAGATCAGAGACACGCGGTGGCTATGGCGTCGCACCCGCACCACTGCTCTCCAATGGTTCCTCTGCTTTCCCGTAGGTACACGCGCTTCGGGACGCGTGTTCTTCTGGTCATACGCGTTTTACCTCTCAAGATTCCTTCACTTGTTCCGTACTTTCTTCTCCGTGATACGACGTCGTAAACTCAGCTTCTTCCAGCTTATCAACCagtcttctcttctctgtatcTCCTTCCTCTGGCTCGAATATTCCCAATCCTTTCAG GTGGTAGCGATACTATTAACGACCGTTTCGTACGCCGTTGTGTACGGTTACAGGTTCTGGACGGAGATTGGGTTGCGTGGCGCGTGTTTTCCGTTTGTCGGAAACTGTCAAGCCATTCTGTTAGGGTGTATGACGGTTTGCCACGTAGGCGTACTCTGTATACACCTGGTCAAACGCGGCGGTTGTAACGGTATCGGTGCTTGGTTGTTTAACTCTGTTCTTAACGCCGTTATCACGTTGCTCTACTTGAAGTTTTATTGCAAGACGCGTTCAATGATGACCAAGGCTAATCACAACACCACATAA